A DNA window from Setaria viridis chromosome 2, Setaria_viridis_v4.0, whole genome shotgun sequence contains the following coding sequences:
- the LOC117842948 gene encoding transcription factor bHLH149, with product MLQQDVDRDHRDEMKTSSGDLSRRSRPERLQTTLHVLQWHPIGKKHARAWVHLPPFICPRPTKASIHSPRPSPPAMSTSSAGDSGGRKRKRDSDADADQQDPPSKWRQPRAQQAYSSKLLDALRLVRSGGASSSGREVRDAAYRALAVAARGRSRWSRAILARRGRPLQRARLVPRAPPTGTSSSSRPGSLLASKTRALGRLVPGCRRMSLPALLAEVSDYIAALQMQVRAMNRLTQDIEVADGVIIHTHP from the coding sequence ATGCTGCAGCAGGATGTTGACAGGGATCATCGAGATGAGATGAAGACATCAAGTGGAGACCTTAGCAGACGGTCCAGACCTGAGCGGCTACAGACAACACTCCATGTGCTGCAATGGCATCCAATTGGGAAAAAACATGCCCGTGCTTGGGTTCACCTCCCTCCTTTTATATGCCCACGCCCAACCAAAGCATCCATCCACTCCCCTcggccctcgccgcccgccatGTCGACGAGCTCCGCgggcgacagcggcggccgcAAGCGCAAGAGGGACTcagacgccgacgccgaccagCAGGACCCGCCGTCCAAGTGGCGCCAGCCGCGCGCGCAGCAGGCCTACTCCTCCAAGCTCCTTGACGCGCTGCGCCTCGTGCGTTCAGGCGGCGCAAGCAGCAGCGGTCGCGAGGTGCGCGACGCGGCCTACCGCGCGCTCGCCGTGGCCGCGCGGGGCCGGTCGCGCTGGAGCCGCGCCATCCTCGCCCGCCGGGGCCGGCCGCTCCAGCGCGCTCGCCTCGTCCCCCGCGCGCCCCCCACAggaaccagcagcagcagcaggccgggGTCGCTGCTGGCGAGCAAGACCCGGGCGCTGGGAAGGCTGGTGCCCGGGTGCCGGAGGATGTCGCTCCCCGCGCTGCTGGCCGAGGTGTCCGACTACATTGCGGCGCTCCAGATGCAGGTGCGCGCCATGAACCGGCTCACGCAGGACATCGAGGTCGCCGACGGCGTGATCATTCACACCCATCCATGA
- the LOC117844512 gene encoding uncharacterized protein, whose protein sequence is MGKSVWAAGFAALAVVVALAVTTGVADARTLEKDGLLGGGGGFGGGGGGGFGAGLGHGGGVGLGFGGGKGGGLGGGGGFGGGGGAGGGIGHGGGLGGGFGGGKGGGLGGGFGGGKGGGLGGGGGLGGGAGGGFGGGAGGGGGLGGGAGGGAGGGGGLGGGAGGGLGGGAGGGGGLGGGAGGGLGGGAGGGGGLGGGAGGGLGGGAGGGGGLGGGAGGGLGGGAGGGGGLGGGAGGGGGLGGGAGGGAGGGLGGGAGGGGGLGGGAGGGAGAGGGFGGGKGGGFGGGKGGGFGGGVGGGGGAGGGAGGGFGGGKGGGFGGGKGGGFGGGVGGGGGAGGGVGGGFGGGKGGGFGGGSGGGFGGGGGAGGGFGGGAGAGGGGGIGGGL, encoded by the coding sequence ATGGGGAAAAGCGTCTGGGCGGCGGGGTTCGCGGCACTAGCCGTGGTGGTCGCTCTTGCTGTGACCACCGGCGTTGCCGACGCGCGCACCTTGGAGAAGGACGGCCTGctgggcggtggaggcggcttcggtggcggaggcggaggcggctttGGTGCTGGCCTCGGCCACGGCGGTGGCGTTGGGCTCGGATTTGGAGGAGGTAAGGGTGGCGgccttggaggaggaggaggcttcgggggaggtggtggtgctggcggaggGATCGGCCATGGTGGTGGTCTTGGAGGTGGGTTTGGCGGTGGGAAAGGTGGCGGTCTTGGTGGTGGATTTGGAGGTGGGAAAGGTGGCGGGcttggtggaggcggtggccttggaggtggcgccggtggtggtTTTGGAGGTGgtgcaggcggaggcggcggacttggcggtggagcaggaggtggtgcaggcggaggaggtggtttaggcggtggcgccggtggtggtcttggaggtggcgccggcggaggaggtggattaggcggtggcgccggtggtggtcttggaggtggtgcaggcggaggcggcggactgggaggtggtgccggtggtggtcTCGGAGGTGgtgcaggcggaggcggcggactgggaggtggtgccggtggtggtcTCGGAGGTGGcgcaggcggaggaggcggactaggcggtggcgcaggaggcggtggcggactcggtggtggcgcgggaggaggtGCTGGCGGTGGACTTGGGGGCGGtgctggtggaggcggtggtcttggtggcggcgcgggaggtggTGCCGGAGCTGGCGGTGGCTTCGGAGGAGGCAAGGGCGGCGGTTTCGGTGGCGGCAAAGGTGGAGGCTTCGGTGGTGGagttggcggaggcggtggtgcaggtggtggcgccggcggtggcttcGGAGGAGGAAAAGGCGGTGGTTTTGGCGGCGGCAAGGGAGGCGGTTTCGGCGGCGgagtgggcggaggcggaggtgcagGTGGAGGCGTCGGTGGTGGCTTCGGAGGAGGCAAGGGCGGTGGCTTTGGTGGAGGATCAGGCGGAGgctttggtggcggcggcggtgcgggcggagGCTTCGGCGGTGGAGCTGGTgccggaggtggcggtggcatCGGTGGGGGACTGTAA
- the LOC117843617 gene encoding aldehyde dehydrogenase 22A1, with the protein MAFWWPLLVLAAAYALCRLLLFLIPPTVPSIDVDASDVLAKEDSFIYIPRKGKAAQTDKVQCYEPATMKYLGYFPALTPDEVKEHVAQARKAQKLWAKSSFKQRRQFLRILLKYILENQDLICEVSSRDTGKTMVDASLGEIMTTCEKITWLLDEGEKWLKPEYRSTGRSMLHKRAKVEFYPLGVIGAIVSWNYPFHNVFNPMLAALFSGNAAVIKVSEHATWSGCFYFRIIQAALSAVGAPENLVHIITGFAETGQALVSSVDKIIFVGSPGVGKMIMQRASETLIPVTLELGGKDSFIVCEDVDLPNVVQVAVRAALQSSGQNCAGAERFYVHNDIYSAFVSQVVKIVKSICVGPPLSGRYDMGAICMMEHSEKLQNLVNDALDKGAEIAVRGSFGHLGEDAVDQFFPPTVLVNVNHTMKIMQEEAFGPILPIMKFSSDEEAIKLANDSKYGLGCAVFSGNQKRAIRIASQLHCGVAAINDFASSYMCQSLPFGGVKDSGFGRFAGIEGLRACCLVKAVVEDRFWPYIKTMIPKPIQYPVSKHGFEFQELLVQTLYGYSVWDRLRSLVNLVKMITEQNSAPAPSTTTKKRR; encoded by the exons ATGGCGTTCTGGTGGCCGCTGCtggtgctcgccgccgcgtaCGCGCTCTGCCGCCTGCTCCTCTTTCTCATCCCGCCCACCGTCCCATCCATCGACGTCGACGCTTCCGACG TGTTGGCCAAGGAGGACAGCTTCATCTAC ATACCGAGAAAGGGCAAAGCAGCTCAGACCGACAAGGTCCAATGCTATGAACCAGCAACCATGAAATACTTGGGGTATTTCCCTGCATTGACTCCTGATGAG GTCAAGGAACATGTTGCACAAGCCAGGAAAGCTCAAAAGTTATGGGCAAAAAGCAGCTTCAAGCAAAGGCGCCAGTTTCTACGTATCCTTCTCAAGTATATACTTGAAAATCAGGATCTCATATGCGA GGTATCATCTCGGGACACTGGAAAGACTATGGTTGATGCTTCATTAGGAGAGATAATGACCACATGCGAGAAGATTACCTGGCTTTTGGATGAGGGTGAGAAGTGGTTAAAACCTGAATACAG ATCAACTGGGAGATCAATGCTGCACAAGAGAGCAAAAGTTGAATTTTACCCTCTTGGAGTGATTGGTGCGATTGTATCTTGGAATTATCCCTTCCATAATGTCTTTAATCCAATGCTGGCTGCACTATTCTCTGGTAATGCAGCAGTGATAAAG GTCTCTGAACATGCGACTTGGTCAGGCTGCTTTTATTTTCGTATCATACAAGCAGCTCTTTCAGCTGTTGGTGCACCTGAAAATCTGGTGCACATAATAACTGG TTTTGCCGAAACAGGCCAAGCTCTTGTATCTTCAGTCGACAAAATAATATTTGTGGGATCACCTGGCGTTGGAAAGATG ATCATGCAAAGAGCATCGGAGACTCTAATACCTGTAACTCTTGAGCTTGGTGGCAAAGATTCATTTATTGTGTGTGAAGATGTAGATTTACCCAAT GTTGTTCAAGTTGCCGTTAGAGCTGCTCTGCAATCTAGTGGGCAGAATTGTGCCGGTGCTGAAAGATTTTATGTCCACAACGATATCTATTCCGCCTTTGTTTCTCAAGTAGTGAAGATAGTCAAATCTATATGTGTT GGCCCCCCATTATCAGGCAGGTATGATATGGGTGCAATCTGTATGATGGAGCACTCTGAGAAACTTCAGAATCTTGTTAATGACGCTCTTGACAAAGGTGCCGAAATTGCTGTCAGAGGGAGCTTTGGCCATCTTGGTGAAGATGCAGTTGATCAATTTTTCCCTCCAACTGTCCTGGTGAATGTTAATCACACAATGAAAATTATGCAAGAAGAG GCATTTGGACCAATTCTACCAATCATGAAATTCAGTTCTGATGAAGAGGCTATTAAACTTGCAAACGATTCAAAATATGGCCTTGGTTGTGCTGTTTTTTCTGGCAACCAGAAGCGTGCCATCAGAATAGCATCCCAATTACACTGTGGTGTAGCAGCAATCAATGATTTTGCTTCAAGTTATATGTGTCAG TCTTTGCCATTCGGTGGTGTTAAAGACAGTGGATTTGGGAGATTTGCTGGCATAGAAGGCTTGCGAGCTTGCTGCCTTGTGAAGGCTGTCGTAGAAGATAGATTCTGGCCGTATATTAAAACAATGATCCCAAAACCTATCCAG TATCCTGTCTCGAAGCATGGATTTGAGTTCCAGGAGCTCCTTGTGCAAACTCTGTATGGCTATAGTGTTTGGGACAGGTTGCGGTCCCTTGTGAATCTGGTGAAGATGATCACGGAGCAGAACTCTGCCCCAGCTCCAAGTACGACAACGAAGAAAAGGCGATGA
- the LOC117843618 gene encoding nicotianamine synthase 3 produces the protein MVDMGNKQEEEVQVPVPEEGMASDEEAALVHKIAGLAAAIAKLPSLSPSPEVNALFTELVTACIPPSAVDVERLGPELQEMRARLIRLCADAEGLLEAHYSDLLAGFDNPLDHLGLFPYFNNYILLSELEHGLLASHVPGPVPARVAFVGSGPLPLSSLVLAARHLPAASFDNYDICGEANERARRLVRADAGLGARMAFRTSDVAHVTRDLASYDVVFLAALVGMAAEEKARVVEHLGRHMAPGAALVVRSAHGARGFLYPVVDPEEIRRGGFEVLAVHHPEGEVINSVIIARKPVPADAQAGGGVAHAHAHGAVLSRPCLCCEMEARAHQKMEEVALEQLPS, from the coding sequence ATGGTCGACATGGGGAacaagcaggaggaggaggtccagGTACCAGTCCCGGAGGAGGGGATGGCGTCGGATGAGGAGGCGGCGCTCGTGCACAAGATCGCCGGGCTCGCCGCTGCCATCGCCAAGCTGCCGTCGCTGAGCCCGTCCCCCGAGGTGAACGCGCTCTTCACGGAGCTGGTGACGGCCTGCATCCCTCCAAGCGCCGTCGACGTGGAGCGCCTCGGCCCCGAGCTGCAGGAGATGCGCGCGCGGCTGATCCGCCTCTGCGCCGACGCCGAGGGCCTGCTGGAGGCCCACTACTCGGACCTCCTCGCCGGCTTCGACAACCCGCTCGACCACCTGGGGCTCTTCCCCTACTTCAACAACTACATCCTGCTGAGCGAGCTGGAGCACGGCCTGCTGGCGAGCCACGTTCCGGGGCCGGTGCCGGCGCGCGTCGCCTTCGTGGGCTCCGGCCCGCTCCCGCTGAGCTCCCTGGTGCTGGCGGCGCGCCACCTGCCGGCCGCGTCCTTCGACAACTACGACATCTGCGGCGAGGCCAACGAGCGGGCGCGCCGCCTGGTGCGCGCCGACGCCGGGCTGGGCGCGCGCATGGCGTTCCGCACCTCCGACGTGGCGCACGTGACGCGGGACCTGGCGTCCTACGACGTCGTCTTCCTGGCGGCGCTCGTGGGCATGGCCGCCGAGGAGAAGGCGCGCGTGGTGGAGCACCTCGGCCGCCACATGgcccccggcgccgcgctcGTGGTGCGGAGCGCGCACGGCGCCCGGGGCTTCCTGTACCCGGTGGTGGACCCGGAGGAGATCCGCCGCGGCGGCTTCGAGGTGCTGGCCGTGCACCACCCGGAGGGCGAGGTGATCAACTCCGTCATCATCGCGCGCAAGCCCGTGCCCGCCGAcgcgcaggccggcggcggcgtggcccaCGCGCACGCGCACGGCGCCGTGCTGAGCCGGCCCTGCCTCTGCTGCGAGATGGAGGCACGGGCGCATCagaagatggaggaggtggCCCTGGAGCAGCTGCCATCCTAA